AGTGCCTGCTGGAGACGGGCGAGATCCTGCGCCCCGACATGGAACCCTCACCGCCCACCACGCCCGGGGGGCGGCTCGTGGACGTCGCCTCGCGGCGCGGGGCAGGGGAGGGGCGGCTGTGAAGGCGCTGTGCTGGCAGGGCGTGAACGAGCTGTCGGTGGAACGCGTCCCCGACCCCCAGATCCTCAACGCCCAGGACGCCATCGTCAAGGTCACGATGACCGGTACCTGCGGCTCCGACCTGCACCTGCTCGGCGGCTACATCCCCGCCATGCGCGCCGGCGACGTCATCGGCCACGAGTTCATCGGCGAGGTGGTCGATGTCGGTTCTGAGGTCCGCCGCCACCGGGTGGGCGACCGCGTGGTCGTGTGCTCGATCATCGGCTGCGGCCGGTGCCGGCACTGCGAGGACAACGAGTGGTCGCTGTGCGAGAACAGCAACGTCAAGCCCGGCGTCACCGACCTCGTCTGGGGCGGCGCGACGGCGGGCATCTTCGGCTTCTCGCACGCCCTCGGCGGCTTCCGGGGCAGCCACGCCGAGTACGTCCGCGTCCCCTTCGCCGACCAGGGTGCCTTCGCCGTGCCGGACGGCGTCGACGACGTCAGCGCCCTGTTCGCCTCCGACGCCGCGCCCACCGGCTGGATGGGCGCCGACCTCGGCGGCGTGCGGCCCGGAGACGTGGTCGCGGTGTGGGGCTGCGGCGGGGTCGGTCAGATGGCGGCCGGCGCCGCCATGCTTCTCGGCGCCGAGCGCGTCATCGCCATCGACAAGTACCCCGAGCGGCTCGCCATGACCGAGCGCCACGTCGGCGCCGAGACCATCGACTACTCCCGCACCGACGTCATCGCCGAACTCAAGGAGCGCACGGGCGGGCGCGGCCCCGACGTGTGCATCGAGGCCGTCGGCCTGGAGGCCGACAGCAGCAGGCCGAGGCGGCTGTACGGCGAGGTCAAGCAGCGGCTGGGCCTGGAACTGGACCGCCCCTTCGCGGTCAGGGAGGCCATCTACGCCTGCCGGACCGGCGGGTCGGTGTTCATCCTCGGCGTCTTCGCCGGGCTGTCGGACCGCTTCCCGCTCGGCGCGATGATGAACAAGGGGCTCACCGTCCGGGGCGCGCAGCAGCACGGGCACCGCTATATCCCCCGGCTGCTCGACCTGATCGACAGAGGGGAACTGCGCACCGCCCACCTCGCCACGCACACCATGTCGCTGGATCAGGCGCCCAAGGGCTACGACATGTTCAAGAACAAGAAGGACGGCTGCGTGCGGGCCGTCTTCCGGCCCTGGGCGTAGGCGGGGGCGCGGGCTCGCCTGACGTGCGGCGACGGCTGATCTCAGGAGTGGCGCGGATGTGAGGGACGCCGGGGACATGCTCGGATTTCGCCGGACATGGGCGATATGGCGTCAATATCATGCACCGTGTGAATCACGGGGAATCGCATGGTCCGTACAATCCACCGCCCCCCGAGCCCGGCGCCCCGCGTCCGGGGGGCCCGCGTCCGGGGGCTCCGCACTGGGCGGGCGGATCACCTGAGGCGCCGCAGGGACAGGGCCCCTACCACCCGCACGCTCAGGGTCCCTACGACCCGCACGCTCAGGATCCCTACGACCCGCACGGCCAGGGAGGCCCGT
The Sphaerisporangium krabiense genome window above contains:
- a CDS encoding zinc-dependent alcohol dehydrogenase, with translation MKALCWQGVNELSVERVPDPQILNAQDAIVKVTMTGTCGSDLHLLGGYIPAMRAGDVIGHEFIGEVVDVGSEVRRHRVGDRVVVCSIIGCGRCRHCEDNEWSLCENSNVKPGVTDLVWGGATAGIFGFSHALGGFRGSHAEYVRVPFADQGAFAVPDGVDDVSALFASDAAPTGWMGADLGGVRPGDVVAVWGCGGVGQMAAGAAMLLGAERVIAIDKYPERLAMTERHVGAETIDYSRTDVIAELKERTGGRGPDVCIEAVGLEADSSRPRRLYGEVKQRLGLELDRPFAVREAIYACRTGGSVFILGVFAGLSDRFPLGAMMNKGLTVRGAQQHGHRYIPRLLDLIDRGELRTAHLATHTMSLDQAPKGYDMFKNKKDGCVRAVFRPWA